From Diospyros lotus cultivar Yz01 chromosome 4, ASM1463336v1, whole genome shotgun sequence, a single genomic window includes:
- the LOC127799524 gene encoding LOW QUALITY PROTEIN: beta-galactosidase 9 (The sequence of the model RefSeq protein was modified relative to this genomic sequence to represent the inferred CDS: deleted 2 bases in 1 codon), whose product MVGTRPISFQFLVLALTLQVALIAGEFFKPFNVSYDHRALIIDGKRRMLISAGIHYPRATPEMWPDLISKSKEGGADVIQTYAFWSGHEPVRGQYNFEGRYDIVKFVKLVGSSGLYLHLRIGPYVCAEWNFGGIPVWLRDLPGIEFRTDNLPFKDEMQGFVKKIVDLMREEMLFSWQGGPIIMLQIENEYGDVERSYGQKGKDYVKWAAEMAIGLNAGVPWIMCKQVDAPEYIINACNGYYCDGFRPNSYKKPILWTENWDGWYTKWGGRLPHRPAEDIAFAVARFFERGGSFQNYYMFFGGTNFGRTSGGPNYITSYDYDAPLDEYGLLRQPKWGHLRDLHAAIKLCEPALVAVDSPHYLKLGPKQEAHVYGRSVNREGQALLWSGNKRSCSAFIANIDEHNVAVVKFLGQVYTLPPWSVSILPDCRNTAFNTAKVGAQTSIKKMEFTLPLSTTVSVPRQSPGEDETFYISNTWMTVKEPIGAWGADNFTAQGILEHLNVTKDRSDYLWCMIRVYVSNDDILFWEKSSTEPALVIDSMRDLVRIFINGRLTGSAAGHWIKVNQHIQFVQGYNDLVLLSETVGLQNYGAFYEKDGAGFKGQIKLTGFRNGDINLSDSLWTYQIGLNGEFLKIYSIDENEKAEWTDLTIDANSSTFSWFKTYFDAPVGTDPVALDLGSMGKGQAWVNGHHIGRYWTLVSPIHGCERNCDYRGPYNSDKCTTNCGQPTQIWYHVPRSWLQASNNLLVIFEETGGNPFEISIKSRSTVSICAQVSESHYPPLQWWSHPDVVSGKISIGDLTPELHLQCDDGHQISSIEFASYGTPAGSCQSFSTGNCHAPNSLSVVSQACQGKNRCSIGVSNAVFGVDPCRGIVKTLAVEARCTPSSTGFTAMMRNAADVPTQVVFCFITKVV is encoded by the exons ATGGTTGGGACTCGACCAATTTCGTTTCAGTTTTTGGTTCTGGCGTTGACCCTGCAGGTCGCATTAATCGCTGGCGAGTTCTTCAAACCATTCAACGTCAGCTACGATCACCGAGCGCTGATCATAGACGGCAAGAGGCGGATGCTTATCTCCGCCGGGATTCACTATCCTCGCGCCACTCCTGAG ATGTGGCCTGATCTGATTTCTAAAAGCAAGGAAGGTGGAGCAGATGTCATCCAAACTTATGCATTTTGGAGTGGACATGAGCCAGTAAGAGGGCAG TATAACTTTGAGGGGAGATATGATATCGTCAAATTTGTGAAGCTAGTGGGATCCAGTGGACTCTATCTTCATCTTCGAATAGGTCCTTATGTCTGCGCGGAGTGGAATTTCGG GGGTATCCCTGTGTGGCTCCGTGATCTTCCTGGCATAGAATTTCGAACAGACAATTTACCCTTCAAG GATGAGATGCAGGGCTTTGTTAAGAAGATAGTGGATCTGATGCGTGAAGAGATGCTTTTCTCTTGGCAAGGTGGTCCAATCATTATGTTGCAG ATTGAAAATGAATATGGAGATGTTGAAAGATCTTATGGTCAGAAAGGGAAGGACTACGTTAAATGGGCTGCTGAAATGGCTATTGGGCTCAATGCTGGTGTTCCATGGATCATGTGCAAGCAAGTTGATGCTCCAGAATATATT ATAAATGCTTGCAATGGATACTACTGTGATGGTTTTAGGCCTAATTCTTACAAGAAACCAATATTGTGGACAGAGAACTGGGATGGATG GTATACAAAATGGGGTGGAAGGTTGCCACATCGACCTGCTGAAGACATTGCATTTGCAGTTGCTCGTTTCTTTGAACGTGGAGGGAGCTTTCAGAATTATTATATG TTTTTTGGTGGAACAAACTTTGGGCGGACTTCTGGGGGACCAAATTATATTACTAGTTATGATTATGATGCTCCACTTGATGAATATG GATTACTAAGACAGCCTAAATGGGGCCACCTAAGGGATCTGCATGCTGCTATAAAGCTCTGTGAACCAGCTCTAGTTGCTGTTGATTCACCTCATTACCTTAAATTGGGACCAAAACAGGAG GCTCACGTGTACGGTAGAAGTGTTAATAGGGAAGGTCAGGCCCTACTTTGGTCAGGAAATAAAAGAAGCTGCTCAGCCTTCATTGCAAATATTGATGAACATAATGTGGCTGTTGTTAAATTCTTGGGTCAAGTGTATACTTTACCGCCGTGGTCAGTGAGTATATTACCAGACTGCAGGAACACGGCTTTCAACACTGCCAAG GTTGGGGCACAGACTTCCATTAAGAAAATGGAATTCACTTTACCTCTCTCTACAACTGTTTCTGTTCCTAGACAATCACCGGGAGAGGATGAAACTTTCTATATCTCAAATACTTGGATGACTGTTAAAGAGCCAATTGGTGCATGGGGTGCAGACAATTTCACTGCCCAAGGAATATTGGAGCATCTAAATGTGACAAAAGATCGGTCTGATTACTTGTGGTGTATGATAAG AGTATATGTGTCCAATGATGACATCTTATTTTGGGAGAAAAGTTCAACTGAGCCAGCTCTTGTAATTGATAGCATGCGTGACTTGGTGCGCATATTCATAAATGGAAGACTTACAG GCAGTGCAGCTGGCCATTGGATCAAGGTCAATCAGCACATTCAGTTTGTACAAGGATACAATGATTTAGTGTTATTATCCGAGACAGTTGGGCTGCAG AATTATGGTGCTTTCTATGAGAAAGATGGAGCTGGGTTTAAGGGTCAAATTAAGCTTACTGGGTTTAGAAATGGGGATATTAACCTCTCCGACTCGTTGTGGACATACCag ATTGGGCTCAATGGTGAGTTCCTGAAAATATATAGCATTGACGAAAATGAAAAGGCTGAATGGACTGATTTGACAATTGATGCAAATTCATCTACCTTCTCCTGGTTCAAG ACGTACTTTGATGCCCCTGTTGGGACAGACCCAGTTGCCCTTGATTTGGGAAGCATGGGAAAAGGCCAGGCATGGGTTAATGGCCACCATATAGGAAGATACTGGACTCTGGTTTCACCAATACATGGATGTGAAAGGAATTGTGACTACCGTGGCCCTTATAATTCAGACAAGTGCACAACAAACTGTGGCCAGCCAACGCAGATCTG GTACCATGTACCACGATCCTGGTTACAGGCATCAAACAATTTACTTGTCATCTTTGAGGAGACTGGAGGAAACCCGTTTGAAATTTCAATAAAGTCACGTTCTACCGTTAGCATTTGTGCTCAAGTATCAGAATCCCATTATCCACCCCTTCAGTGGTGGTCCCATCCAGATGTCGTCAGTGGAAAGATATCAATAGGCGATCTGACCCCAGAACTGCATTTGCAGTGCGATGATGGGCATCAGATTTCCTCCATAGAATTTGCTAGCTATGGAACCCCTGCAGGTAGCTGCCAAAGTTTTTCCACAGGCAACTGCCATGCACCAAATTCGTTGTCTGTGGTGTCTCAG GCATGTCAAGGAAAGAATAGATGTTCAATTGGAGTCTCTAATGCTGTATTTGGAGTTGACCCTTGTCGTGGCATAGTCAAGACCTTAGCTGTCGAGGCAAGGTGCACCCCGTCAAGCACCGGTTTCACGGCAATG ATGAGGAATGCAGCTGACGTGCCAACGCAGGTTGTTTTCTGTTTCATAACAAAAGTTGTGTAA
- the LOC127799526 gene encoding RPM1-interacting protein 4-like isoform X2, with protein sequence MAQRSQVPKFGSWESEENVPYTAYFDNTRKGKDGGRMKQNEPQDNATPFQAPPFQQEAGLKDQMVTAAVRSKHEHQRSHDDDKLSIVADSDLHPEAVGERPAFDLSHQHYGGVRSGSVQVQLEALKGSDVLRPRHELRQSRGEGDLRRLTDSPLRHESVGRRALVDSPHHRHGGTSAGETPKRVSRQSAGSDRSIDHSPLHPHYQAKVGAKVGGVSSPSWERKGSSEGGHGLSPSTPGRSRLRSATRGDSPDCSPAVPKFGEWDENDPASAQGFTHIFNKVREEKQSGAGKVPAIATEGSYSNGQKQQRNDNSKSCCCCFPWGRK encoded by the exons CAACGTTCACAAGTACCGAAGTTTGGCAGTTGGGAAAGTGAGGAAAATGTTCCTTATACAGCATATTTTGACAACACGAGAAAGGGTAAGGATGGTGGAAGGATGAAACAGAATGAGCCTCAGGATAATGCAACTCCATTTCAAGCCCCTCCTTTCCAACAAGAGGCTGGATTGAAGGATCAAATGGTAACAGCAGCAGTAAGGTCAAAGCATGAGCATCAGAGAAGTCATGACGATGATAAACTCTCGATAGTGGCTGATTCTGATTTGCACCCTGAAGCTGTAGGTGAAAGGCCTGCATTTGACTTGTCTCATCAGCATTATGGTGGCGTAAGATCTGGAAGTGTGCAAGTCCAATTGGAGGCACTAAAGGGATCAGATGTGTTAAGACCGAGACATGAACTCCGGCAGAGTCGGGGAGAGGGTGACCTCAGGAGACTAACAGATTCTCCCTTGCGGCATGAAAGTGTAGGCCGGAGAGCTCTTGTGGACTCTCCTCATCATCGCCATGGTGGCACAAGTGCTGGTGAAACTCCCAAAAGGGTTTCACGGCAAAGTGCAGGTTCTGATCGCAGCATTGACCACTCACCACTGCACCCTCATTACCAGGCAAAGGTTGGAGCTAAAGTCGGTGGAGTTTCTTCTCCCTCATGGGAAAGGAAGGGTTCATCCGAAGGTGGCCATGGCTTATCTCCCTCTACTCCTGGGAGGTCCCGATTGAGATCAGCTACTCGAGGAGACAGT CCTGATTGTAGTCCTGCAGTTCCCAAATTTGGTGAGTGGGATGAGAATGATCCTGCATCAGCTCAAGGTTTCACTCACATATTCAACAAGGTACGGGAGGAGAAGCAGAGTGGAGCAGGAAAGGTTCCTGCCATTGCGACTGAAGGTTCCTATTCCAATGGTCAGAAGCAACAGCGGAATGACAATTCCAAG agctgctgctgctgctttccATGGGGCAGAAAATGA
- the LOC127799526 gene encoding RPM1-interacting protein 4-like isoform X1 has product MAQRSQVPKFGSWESEENVPYTAYFDNTRKGKDGGRMKQNEPQDNATPFQAPPFQQEAGLKDQMVTAAVRSKHEHQRSHDDDKLSIVADSDLHPEAVGERPAFDLSHQHYGGVRSGSVQVQLEALKGSDVLRPRHELRQSRGEGDLRRLTDSPLRHESVGRRALVDSPHHRHGGTSAGETPKRVSRQSAGSDRSIDHSPLHPHYQAKVGAKVGGVSSPSWERKGSSEGGHGLSPSTPGRSRLRSATRGDSPDCSPAVPKFGEWDENDPASAQGFTHIFNKVREEKQSGAGKVPAIATEGSYSNGQKQQRNDNSKVKEQNERRVLNEDFVHVYRSIHR; this is encoded by the exons CAACGTTCACAAGTACCGAAGTTTGGCAGTTGGGAAAGTGAGGAAAATGTTCCTTATACAGCATATTTTGACAACACGAGAAAGGGTAAGGATGGTGGAAGGATGAAACAGAATGAGCCTCAGGATAATGCAACTCCATTTCAAGCCCCTCCTTTCCAACAAGAGGCTGGATTGAAGGATCAAATGGTAACAGCAGCAGTAAGGTCAAAGCATGAGCATCAGAGAAGTCATGACGATGATAAACTCTCGATAGTGGCTGATTCTGATTTGCACCCTGAAGCTGTAGGTGAAAGGCCTGCATTTGACTTGTCTCATCAGCATTATGGTGGCGTAAGATCTGGAAGTGTGCAAGTCCAATTGGAGGCACTAAAGGGATCAGATGTGTTAAGACCGAGACATGAACTCCGGCAGAGTCGGGGAGAGGGTGACCTCAGGAGACTAACAGATTCTCCCTTGCGGCATGAAAGTGTAGGCCGGAGAGCTCTTGTGGACTCTCCTCATCATCGCCATGGTGGCACAAGTGCTGGTGAAACTCCCAAAAGGGTTTCACGGCAAAGTGCAGGTTCTGATCGCAGCATTGACCACTCACCACTGCACCCTCATTACCAGGCAAAGGTTGGAGCTAAAGTCGGTGGAGTTTCTTCTCCCTCATGGGAAAGGAAGGGTTCATCCGAAGGTGGCCATGGCTTATCTCCCTCTACTCCTGGGAGGTCCCGATTGAGATCAGCTACTCGAGGAGACAGT CCTGATTGTAGTCCTGCAGTTCCCAAATTTGGTGAGTGGGATGAGAATGATCCTGCATCAGCTCAAGGTTTCACTCACATATTCAACAAGGTACGGGAGGAGAAGCAGAGTGGAGCAGGAAAGGTTCCTGCCATTGCGACTGAAGGTTCCTATTCCAATGGTCAGAAGCAACAGCGGAATGACAATTCCAAG GTAAAAGAACAAAATGAGCGACGTGTACTGAATGAAGATTTTGTACATGTGTACAGAAGTATTCATCGCTGA